The stretch of DNA GATTTTGTTAAGCGTCATCAGAGAAAATACAAGTGGTTCTTAGTGATAGAAAAGTCTCGGAAGCGCTGAGAAAAATCTGTAAAAAGAGATGTAATCACATATTTCCCCTTTTATCAGAAAACCTGTGGAGACAGACCTGACTTTGGACAGTGTTGGGAAGTGCGTGACATCGAAGGTGCAAAACTGTGGCCAAACATAGAGGATCGCTCAAATTATGAAGAGCAGGTCCCCGAATTATGTTTACCATTTCACCAAAGAGGCCGTTCCTTTGTACCTGTCATAGCTGGTGCTGCAAAAGTTGAATCTCCACACAACTTGTCCAAGTCCTGTCTTCACAGCTTCAAACATGTCTCTCTTGCATAACTTTGGTGGTGTCATTATCAGTGTGCTGTGGAAAAACTCTTCTTTCCTTGATTTTGGGCCCCGCCATTTTAGaacttgtttttctgctcaaGTACAAACATTTGACTTGACTGGAAACAACCTTTTTAAGtagaaatgtttaaatgtagTGTAAATTCCCAAAGTATGACCTGAGGAacaacactttatttattttcctcattGTAATTCTGAGCCGTAACTGTTTTCAAGCCTGTGTTGGCTTCGTTACTAAACCTTTGACGCGGTATCACAGTGCTCGATAAGCATCTTGTGGACGCTTCAGTCTGTTTTGTTCTCGTCACAGAACTGTAATTGTCTGTTTGCACACCAGCGCTGTCCTCGTTCATGCTCTGTAGATAAACAGGACACACTGAGGGTTGGCTGTTTATTCTGAAGTGTCAGGTTTGTCGTGCTAATTGCTCCGCGAGCAACTGACGACTGGAAGTTTAGTAAATATTCTGCAGCCTGCAGCAAAGAACTGCTAAACCTTGTCACATATTGACCTACACAGGTTTAAAGGTTTGTCtatgaaaatggaaaattaGCACCTAACTCAAATAAAGCTTATTTATGTTGTGGTATTGGATTTTAAATTTCTAAAATGCAAACACCTAAACATCTGTATATGAACCCTGTAACACCAGCAACggataataaatgaaatgaaaattgtAGTTGTATCAACTATTAGGTTCAGATTCTTTAGTCCTTTTGGCCTTGACACCCTAAATACACGCTGTCTGAACTGTGGTTGTCTAGAAACAATGGGATTTGGCCTCGTTTACACATTAAGTCACATTTCATCTGAGGATGGATTATTTCTATTTTAATCTGATGTTTCACATAACACTGTATGCAGACATATTGGTTTGGGGTTATAGTTCATTCATGTTTCAGTGGATTGTACAAAACTAATAAAGCATTATTTTCGTCACGTATGACACAGAGGGGAAAACTCTGTGCCACAGTGGTGCAGAGCTCCTGTGGATAATTGGCCGCTGGAGGTGATGTGCAGTATTTTGagaaaagatgtttttttttccccaatatCCTACGAAGTGCTTCGACATCACACTTTGAATGGATGCTCTGTGAGACAGGACTCAAACCCGCTACTACTGTATCCGGAGTAGTTCAGGCAGGTTAGACAGGAGGCTTCTTCGTTCACCATGACAGATTGTACAAAATGAGAACGGTGATTTTCAGCCGACCTCAGGCTTTCTGTCACCGAGAGCCGCGCAGTTTGAGTGGAATGACAGACTGGCTCAAATCATGTAGGTGCTTGGGTGAAAACTGCGAGTGCAGTAACATATCTAGTGTGTAGTTGTCTGACTCGAGGCGGATCTAGGTTATATTTGTATTTAAGAGAGCAGGGCAAGCCGGGCTTAAATACACACAATGTCTTCAATTTTAGAGAAACTGCTGATACGAGTCATATTTAGTGAGAAAATGCTACAACCGCTCATTTGTGTCGTCTTTCATTCAAACTGTTTGCACAAGGGCAGGTGAGTTAGTAAACTGTCAGTATGCAAAACGCATGCTCCTGGTTTTGTTCTTCATTTGCTCTGCTTCGTCTATTGACGCATGGTTGGCCCCAAAGCTAGCATTACGGAGATCGTTATTTCCAGAGGCTACAATAAATGGAACAGTCACAAGTATGTAGTATATCAAAAGACAAAAGGATCTtagataagaaaaaaacaataagagACCTGTAATGGGTTTGTGATTAATTAGTGGGTCATTTTATGGGATGTCAAAATTATAAATGCATATCCATTCGTTCGACAGTTTCCTTGAGAATTATTGAATGAATTTAATAAGCCATGTACAAATGACTTTAGTTCCGATTCATAACTTCAAGCAGCAGGTTCTACTCAGCTGTGGACGACAAATTAATTGTTTGCGAGATTTCAGCTTTATGTTTTAAAGGATGGTTAATCTTTCATTTTATACAAAGTGAAGTGAAACGCTACCAAACCCTAAGAGACACCGTGTCAACGAGTCAGACTAGAACGTGCTCTTCCTGCCAATGGCTGTTCTCCTTTATTTGCTTTCAACAGATTGCTACCTTCTAATATTTGTTGCAACAACTGGCAAACAggcaaaaaaagagagaatGGAACTAGATTTAATGCAAGGCCATGTGTCTGCTTGTTCAACCTGCTGAGATTCACCGGCCAAAACCAGCCAATATGTAAAGAGTAAAATAAAACTACATGTATTGAAATAGAATTAGAATTACTTTAACAGTgatacatttaattaaatatcaCTTCCACCTGTGGGAGCTTAGGGACCCTACAGGCAGAAGACCAGAGGCTGTAGCGTGACTGCTGCTAGTCTTCCTTGATGGATGCTACACTCCAGGGCAGCATGCAATTAGTCCATCCCTGACTGCAGCAACAGGTGGCACAGTCACAACTCTGGCCTCAGCCTCATCTGCACAACAGGCCAAGGCCCTGCCAGCCAGGCTGAAAGAGGCACGGAGAGGGTCAGGGTGTCCTTGACtcaaggatcaggcagaggcagggagagaaaggaaggcagtggctgtggaggaggagagaaagtgcAGCCGCAGCTACAGTACGTTAGGTCTACGACTAGTCAACGAACCCTGTCCGAGTGAAATTTGCTGAGTTATCATTGAGTGCAAGACGAGCAAATCATTAATTTGTGCATTTATAAAAGTGTATTGTGAAAAGTTTAAAAGCATAGAACTATTTACTTTATATAATTATACAtactatttttaattttacaaattTTACTGAACTGACCACAATATACAGCTCAACATAAAgtttaaattaatgaataaGTATCCAGACATTTCTTTTCTaaaattgtgtttaataaacagGTCTCTGACTCCATGTAGTAGCAGGGTAAACAGGggaaaaacacagtgaaactCATTAAATCATGAAATACTGAAGTCCTCTTGcaggaatgaaaaaaaagaaactattGTTTCTGCAGAGCAAAAACAAGTTTAAATTAAGACAAAACAGCAGTAAAGAGTCTTATCTCTTGGGCCAGTTATGCTGGAATCCCCTGcagaaaataaaagacatgTTTAACACATTAGGACGTTTGAATACGCACAAACAAACCccacacaaaacaagaacaccCCCGGTTACCGGTCGGACTTTCCACTCAGGTACGACATGCTCCGGTTTCCTTCCCCACGATTGGATTTTTGTCCCTTTGGCGTTTTCTGTTGGACCAAagattaaatattacatttgtcTAAAATAATTATTACTTAGATTGAATAATTTACACACCCTATTCCTGCCACGAGTGGCTGTTCGGTAGGGATCAAACTGTGTGTTGTCCTTTGATTTGGCTCCTGAAAAACAAAGGAGGGTGCATTGACCCCAATTAATTCTTAAAATGTACAACAATTTAAACGAATGTAAAAAGCAAACTAAGTTCATACCAGCAAAGATGTTGAGGCTTGTCTGACTGTAGTCGAAGGGCGTAAAGCCTTCTTGGGACGGGGCTTCTGTCTCTTGGGGCTTGTCTGCTGACTTCATTAGCTTCTTACTCGGTTTGGGAGTCGACTCTCCGGCCTCACTGGCGACTCGCTCCCTTTTCTTTCCGGCACCTTTTACAGATTCCTAATGAAGGCAGTCAGCAACATTACAACATGCTCAACACTAGCATATTTCTTATCTAATGAATGCATTTGTTATTTGGGCAGTAAATGGTTTTTATTTGGTTTGCTCATGAGACTTGACATTTTTGACGACAGTGTCATGACAGAGTCATTAAAACATCTAATTATGGAGTCGAATAGCATTGTGCACCTTTCATAGTATTTATCATAATAGCTATGCAGCGGAAGCCTCGCGACATCACCAAGCCTAGGTTCAAACTGCAACTAGACAGAAAAAGCCTCCCTGCCAAAGTGCCGGCTGAAACTCCCAGTTAACCAGAGCAGCCAATATCTGCTTGAAGTTGGCAGGTTGACAAGCGCCACTTTCAAGTGTTGCTGCCAACCATTCTGACTGTGATCCAAGTCAACATGCTTTCTTTTAAGGCGCCTCTTCCTCTGCAGGAAACGCCACAAAACCAACTTTTCTCATAAGCCATCATCACACACAGGATTACTGCGGTGTACACAGCGCCCGTGTTGGCTAGCAACCGCCGGTTCAGGGCTCACGCAGAGGGAGCGAGGCGTCACCGGCACCGACCGAACCGACGGTCAAACGGCGCTGACCATTCCCTGTGTTCACAGTCAGGATGAAAGATTCAGGAGAAGCTTCAGTAAGTAAAACATGGCGGTAACCACACAGGGGCCGAGCGCTACCGCGGTGAGATGGCGCTAGCAGGGAAAGTCTGAGCAGAAAGCAGGTAGTGTTGTTCCCTGAGAGGATGGAGAAGTGTTTGATGAGTGGAGGACATGTGTCTAATGCTCCACTCCTACGCGGtgcattcttcttcttccccagGCACATCATGCGACAggtataaatattaaatgtggatgctgcagacaggcagcacTGGCTAATTTGCCTGTGAGTCACCACATTTATGTTTGGACGTATTAGGCCCGTCTAAGGAAAATGGAGGGCACGGCGCTGGGTTACACTGGCTATTAAAACACGGGGTTTAATATCCTGCTGCAGGCTCTTGGGTGACTGTTACTCATGTTTTTCATGGATTTGTACCCTCCCAGTGGGGacatcagcagtgatgctgacagagTGCAAAGCGTCTGAAGTGGAAAAGAGGAATCGGTCAGGAGGGCGAAATGACTCACCGCTGCCTGCTGGCGAACAGTGGCAACGTTCTGCAGAGACTCCTGGTAGCTCTCTTTggattttttcattttctctgcggaaagaacatttaaaaaggaaTGAAGGACACCACTGAAAAAACGCATGTTTTGAGCCAAAGTTAGAGCCACTCACCTGACATctcctttgcttttttctttgccttttcttttgCTTCTTCCTTCGCTTTCCtcttgtcctccagctccttctgttgCTGTTCAATACTCTGCAGTTTCCACCGTTTACTGATCTGTAAATGTGAGACGGTGCCGTGACGAAGGTGCAAACATGCTTAAAGAGGACGTGTGGACTTCGTCAGTTACCTCAAACATTTTTGAAGATGGGTCAGACTTGGCATTTTCGTTCACATGGACATCACCGGGGGGCAAATACTGGCAGCCcaaaataaataacacagtATTACTGTGTGGAGTtgaataaaaatacaagaaATCCTGAAGACCAACACCAGAGTTCTCACCATTCTGAAAGGGTTTTCAAAGGACTCAATGATACGTCTGGCTTTCATTTGAGCACTGGAGAGGTTCCCTTTGTCATTCTTGGCTTCCCGGTCCTGCATGAGTAACCAGGCTTCTCACATTAGTTATAGTAAATAATCTGAAGCAAGAATGAATAAAACTAACCAGAATCCTTCTCTACCTCAAACAGAGTGATTTTCGCTGGTGCAATGAGACCCCTTATTTTCTGAAGGTCATCGTCTACTTTGTGCTCATCTTCAGAGAAGAGGACTCCTTTTTTAACAGGCAGGTCTGAAGCTTAAAtagaaataatacaaaaaatgaTTGAAAAAAAATGGTGAAAATATCAAGAAAGCAGGTAAATGCCCAACACCAGCAACCATAAGCTTACCAACAGGAGTGATGTGGTCCAGGTTTGTGTCAGGGACCCTGGATGTATCATGGGGACCAAACAATGTCACCTTCACCTAGAAAAGTagtgcaaataaaaacatatttaaccACAGTAACGGTTTccttaaatatgaatgaaagcAAAACTAATCTTTTCATTTGGTTTAATCAGTCTTCAACCAACCTTGTTGATGGGTGCCAGTCCCTTCCTCTGCTGAGCAGCAATCTCAGCCTGTGTGAGGTGTAGAGACATAGCAGCGTTAAACAGACTTTGATGAACCCTGACATCACACCCGTGACTCATCGTTTTGTACCTTAAGTAGAGGCATTTCTCTGGCCTGCTGCACTAACAAATGAAGCTCATTGACCTGTTGCCGCACCAGCGGGGGAACAGGGTTGCAGCAGGCAATGATGCCCTGAGGCTCTCTGAGCAGATAAGGACAACACATTAAATAATGAcactaatgtttttttgttcttctgtgCGAGTTGGATTAAACATTAATCTGAATTTAAGTGGGAAGCCTAATCAACTTACTTGGGCAGCTCTTCAGATATCTTCCTCATCATATGAGTGGGCAGGACATAGCTAAACACACAATAGAACCAAATTAAAACACGGTTAAGAGGATACTGAATGGAGGCTGCCACTAAATCACGATGGCTGGTCACAAAGtataaaagaggaaaagagctCTAGCACATTTCCAGAACAGCGAGTCCATCCATTTCCAAACAACGTACCCTGTGCTTTCATCTTCCTGCCTGGCCAGTTTGTCCCTCCAGGCAAACAGCAGTCTGAAGGCAGTGAGCTGCTGGGTGTTAAAAGActttttctgcttcctctgcaccTCTAAATAGGATTCCTCTGTGAATATGGGCTTCACATATTTCTGTATGGGTGGGAGGAAAAATTGTGATTATGGTGTTCAATGTTAACAAATATGCAGCGATAAAACGAATAATGCAGACGCTGGACAGGGAACAGTGGAACAGGAGGTTATACAATTTAGATTAGTACTGGAGGTGTGTGAAGGGTTTATGCACACCGTCAGGGAAATGTCTTTACTCTTGTTCCAGACACTCTGCAGCAGTCCAGGCTGCCCATGGTTAAAATCCAACAGCTGCACCCTCATAGAGTCGTAGATATAAAGGAGGTAGTGGGTGTCTGTCCGGGCATACTCCACCATCTCATCTGGCAACGGTCTACGGGGACAGGTTTGGAGACACATCGTTTCAACGGCCTGTGGTCCTCAATAGGCTCAAGACATTTAGAGAAAGTACAGATTTTCCCGTTAAAGTAAACTCTGTACCGAATCCTCCAGTCAGCCAGCTGGTAGCGTTTGTCTGAGTCCACGCTGCAAAAATGTTTGAGCAGGTGGTCCAGAGAATTTCTGGCGAGGTTCAGAGTCCGGCTGGCCTGATGCGTGTCAAAGAGGTTGACGACATACAAGCCAAAGTCCCTCTGGAGCCACTCAATATCAGAGTCGGCGCCGTGAAACACCTGGGAAGCAATGACAAGG from Betta splendens chromosome 7, fBetSpl5.4, whole genome shotgun sequence encodes:
- the exosc10 gene encoding exosome component 10; its protein translation is MSSPNNNVSTGSVLQDAGSDPNDEEHDELCPGFKDVDAFVKYGLGAVLSATKASAGLPQTGDEYDFYRSFPAFQEFCESQGDKLLHSMSQLMQLHGCRSHMRDRSRLTGLEERFDLVVDSNDIILERVGILLDEADGVNRSQQPVMPAGFQPPKVVVSSWNRKSSGSGSRAETFRLIHAKNVARPQLKFKEKIDNSNTPFIPKIFIKPNAIKPLPSYFTNKQIRKERPEDLDVPAALADFIHQQRTQEHVEDMFAHPYKYELDHFTVPENLLSKPDIQMYKPMADTSCAFIDTLEDLVTLNEKLCQVSEFAVDLEHHSYRSFLGITCLMQISTRDEDFIIDTLELRSEMYVLNEAFTDPAIVKVFHGADSDIEWLQRDFGLYVVNLFDTHQASRTLNLARNSLDHLLKHFCSVDSDKRYQLADWRIRPLPDEMVEYARTDTHYLLYIYDSMRVQLLDFNHGQPGLLQSVWNKSKDISLTKYVKPIFTEESYLEVQRKQKKSFNTQQLTAFRLLFAWRDKLARQEDESTGYVLPTHMMRKISEELPKEPQGIIACCNPVPPLVRQQVNELHLLVQQAREMPLLKAEIAAQQRKGLAPINKVKVTLFGPHDTSRVPDTNLDHITPVASDLPVKKGVLFSEDEHKVDDDLQKIRGLIAPAKITLFEDREAKNDKGNLSSAQMKARRIIESFENPFRMYLPPGDVHVNENAKSDPSSKMFEISKRWKLQSIEQQQKELEDKRKAKEEAKEKAKKKAKEMSEKMKKSKESYQESLQNVATVRQQAAESVKGAGKKRERVASEAGESTPKPSKKLMKSADKPQETEAPSQEGFTPFDYSQTSLNIFAGAKSKDNTQFDPYRTATRGRNRKTPKGQKSNRGEGNRSMSYLSGKSDRGFQHNWPKR